Part of the Candidatus Brocadia sinica JPN1 genome, TGAAGGAAATAAAGCAAAAAATATATGAACAAAGATAGCCATTTTAAACGTTATCTGAAGCTCGATTTGCTGCCAACGCCATGGTGTCCGGGTTGCGGGAATGGAATTGTTCTGAAAACTATATGCCAGGCCTTTGATGAACTTGACCTGCCCAAGGAGGGTACCGTAGTCATTTCTGGAATTGGATGTTCGGGCAGGAGTGCCGGTTTCTTCGATCTGGATTCGGTTCATACCGCACATGGCAGGGCTATCCCTGTAGCCGAAGGCATTAAATATGCAAACGATGCCCTGAATGTCGTTGTAGTAAGCGGGGATGGTGACTTGCTTGGTATCGGTGGCAACCACTTGTTACATGCTATACGAAGAAATACACACATTACCGTCATCTGTTACGCAAACGAAATTTATGGTATGACAGGCGGCCAGGTCTCACCAACCACTCCCCACAGCACAAAGACCCTGACCACACCCGATGGCAATCCGGATTATCCTGCCGATGTACAGTTTCTGTTCAAACACTATAATGGTTATTTTGCCCGCACCACAGCTTATCACCTGAATCACATGAAGAAATGTATTGTGGAGGCATTACAATTCAAGGGCTTTTCTTTTGTAGAGGCAAGGACGATGTGCATCGTCAATTACGGGCGCCGCCTGGGTTACAAGAACTCCAACGAAATGCTTGTGCACTACAAGGAATTTTACAAGATCAACGACTACGCGGAAGAGCTGGCTCAAGATGAGATCGGGATTTTAAAAAGTACTCCGGTATCTTGAGCGTAAGGAATTTTAAAAGCTGCGGTTGTAGAGCGACGGCCTCGTCTCTCTACATTGAGAAAATCGAATGCCTAATTTAAGTATATATTGGCTGGATGACAGATTCCCAAGTCCTGGTTTTGAAAATTGCTTGGCAGCAAAACGGGCGTCTTGTGAAAAATTGCAGTCACAAATAGAGTTTAAGAACGAGTTGTAAAATTATACGTGGATTTCTTCGCTGGTTTAATCTGCAAGATTAAACCAGCCTTGAAGTTGTTGAAACTAGCTTAAAAATTCCTAACAATTAAGTTATACCTGTATTTCTTCAAACCCCTTTAGTCGATAATTAATCTCCCCAAGTCCCTGTTCATGGGATTCCCTGATGTAACCTACATCCGTAGGTTGCATACCAAACAAGGTGGCACCGTAAGCATCCGCAGCGACTGGGTCTGTACTCACGATGATGCGACGTGCACGTTCTGCAGAATTATCAACGTCATCCAGCCTCCCTCCGGTAGGCCCGTGATTTTTCAGTATTCGAAAGGCATCGAGTACGGTCAGGTCTACTTTAAGGAATTTATTGAGATCGGCAATCTTGGGGTGTATATCGGTATGGAGACTGCCCCGGTCACCTCCGATCATACCAAAAACATTTTTGAGTCCCATAGAAAGCCTTGAAGTGCCGTGTTGTTTTGCAATGGGCACATTGATAAGCACATCTACTTCATTGGCATAGACCATTTCTTCGTAAAAAGGCCAGGATTTTAAAATCTTGCCATCAGGAATCGTAAATTCCTGGAAACGGTTCTTGTCAAGATAGGTAACCTCAGCACCGGCATGGCGGGCAGCTGTGGCAATACCGCTGTTGTTGTAAGAAGGTTCTGGATTCGAGGAACAGGTATGGTCCATGATCTTTACCCGACTTGCCCCGGCCTCCCGGCACAATTCCACAAGGGCTGCCACTACATAAGGGTTGGTGTTGGCGGCAAATTCCGGCCTTTGATTCCAGGCAATATTGGGCTTAATAATTACCCTGTCACCTTTGGAAACGAGTTTGTCCATGCCGCCCAGGGCATTCATGGCACGACGTACCATCTCTTTTATGGTAACGGGTTCGTCTGCAAGGTCAGAGACGTTTCCATGCACCACAACCAGTCCCGGTTTTAAGTGGTGTTCCTTGAACTTTTTTACGGCTGGACTTCTCTTGATGGCACCTAAATAGGATACACCATAAATACCAGCGCCCACCGCAATACTAGTCTTGAGAAAGGTCCTGCGGGAAATTTTGGTATCACTGGGCATAGTTGAATCTCTATAATCAGAAATCAAAAAAACAAAGAGGATGTAAAGAATCATCGATAAAAATTTTTAACTATATCAATTCGATTTAGTCTTTATTATCTCAAATCTTATCGCAAAAAATCAAATTTTTTACTATCAAACAAAATACTGCGCACATTGAGTAAATTCTGTAGCCACTGTGTCACATAGGTTTTTTTGAAAAAAGGTCTCCGCATCCCTGTATTCCTCAGTGCCTCTGTTCTGATACAAGCTGGTAGACTGGAGGCAGTGCCTCCAGCCCCCAGTCGTCGCCAGATACATTGGACAACGACCAATGCATCCTTTTAAACCATACGTCTTTCTCGTAGTTGGCGACCCCAATAGCGTTGCTCTATACCAGAGAAAAGTAAAGTATCATGCCTTAGCGCACACCTTAAGAAATTCTCTTTCAAATGAGAGTAACCCCAATTTGAAGAAACGGTGAGTAGGGAAACGTTTGTTGTCAGTTCTCCACTTTCTTGAGAACTTGAAGCATCGAAGCCTCATCCGTACCCAACAGTCTAATGAGCGATCAAGTTTCTTCACATCGCCCAGTCGAAAGTAATTGACATGTCCCCGTATCACAGGGTTTAAT contains:
- a CDS encoding group II intron maturase-specific domain-containing protein, giving the protein MDINLYEATSTFTLVTTRIVAHAALRHFVDGLQKVTFPSPHAIQATWLPAFAMTGLAPVSRHYPSLGTLIDRLNPVIRGHVNYFRLGDVKKLDRSLDCWVRMRLRCFKFSRKWRTDNKRFPTHRFFKLGLLSFEREFLKVCAKA
- a CDS encoding DUF362 domain-containing protein, yielding MPSDTKISRRTFLKTSIAVGAGIYGVSYLGAIKRSPAVKKFKEHHLKPGLVVVHGNVSDLADEPVTIKEMVRRAMNALGGMDKLVSKGDRVIIKPNIAWNQRPEFAANTNPYVVAALVELCREAGASRVKIMDHTCSSNPEPSYNNSGIATAARHAGAEVTYLDKNRFQEFTIPDGKILKSWPFYEEMVYANEVDVLINVPIAKQHGTSRLSMGLKNVFGMIGGDRGSLHTDIHPKIADLNKFLKVDLTVLDAFRILKNHGPTGGRLDDVDNSAERARRIIVSTDPVAADAYGATLFGMQPTDVGYIRESHEQGLGEINYRLKGFEEIQV
- a CDS encoding thiamine pyrophosphate-dependent enzyme, giving the protein MNKDSHFKRYLKLDLLPTPWCPGCGNGIVLKTICQAFDELDLPKEGTVVISGIGCSGRSAGFFDLDSVHTAHGRAIPVAEGIKYANDALNVVVVSGDGDLLGIGGNHLLHAIRRNTHITVICYANEIYGMTGGQVSPTTPHSTKTLTTPDGNPDYPADVQFLFKHYNGYFARTTAYHLNHMKKCIVEALQFKGFSFVEARTMCIVNYGRRLGYKNSNEMLVHYKEFYKINDYAEELAQDEIGILKSTPVS